attgtgttttttacttcTATGCCTGAAAAATTGACTCGCATTGTTTTAATAGCTTAAGATAAAATATTGTATTAGCCAAAGCTGCTGAATGTTTAATTTCTGGTTTGTTTCAGGTGGTGAGGACCGCATCGGTCTGGACAGTGAGTTGCAGAAAGAGATCAGTATCATTTGGCCTTATCTGCCCCAGAAGACCTTGGACCTGCTGGTACCTATCAACAAAGGTCTGAGTCTAACTATGAAAGAAATACTTATTGTCATGCTGACAGACAAGCAGTAGCAGCTAATGCAGAGCGTCTGCCCTCACAGATACGGACATGACCGTGGGGAAGATCTACGCCTCCATGATGATAATGGACTACTTCAAACAGAACAAAGCCAAGAAGCTCAGGCAACAACTTGAAGCTCAGGTTAGCTCTGCAATCCTGCACCTACAATACAAAAGAAGAAGGAGTTCCTTACCAATTTCCAAATTTCTTAAGCAGGCATTGTTTCCAAACAGAGCTATGTAAACGCAGGGAGGAAAAAGTCTGTTTCCTGTAAAGTCTTCTAATGCCTTAGAGTTTTAAAATGATTGTTTATAAGCTAAACAATGTAATAATGAAACTGTAATGAAGCCACCCGACCTGTATTTTTaatatgttgtgtttctgtttctctcatcTCAGAAGAGTAGCTTCATGTTCAAGCGTCTCGATGCCTCCACCCTCCCTGAGGACATCCTGTCCAACACCCAGATGCCGCTGATGGCCCACAGCGCGGGCTCGGCCCTGTGAGTCCCTGCGCATGTGCATATTTGTTAAATTTTGCGTCTCTGTTCATGTGTTTGCTtacttgtttgtctctgtctccatcacaGGACCAGAGGAGGCTTTGTGGCGTTGAGCCCCATCTCACCCCAGGAACTGTTTTTGCAGCCTATGAGCTCCGACAATGAAGCTAGTCAACAGCAGAATCCGGTGAGAAAGAGGACCAACATGAGCATGAAGCCATTAATCCCACAGACACGTCTTACAGCAGTGGTTCTTAACCTTTTTATAACTTGTGACCCCTTAAAACAAAGCACGGTCGACTTGTCATACGTAGGTTGTGTACGAGTTGTAACCGGTTAAATGAAACGGCACACCTGAGGGTTAAATTCAAAGAGTAGATCCTGTTAATCATTTAACAACCCCTAAAGAGCAACACACATCCGAGTTGTCTCCAAGTGTCACGTTAATTGATGCCTGTAACATCGGGCGCATCATCCGTACAAAAGAAATCATTAAGTAAAGGGACCAGCTGAGAACTCAAAGTAAGGAAAACTACAGTCTATCAAAAAGATCCCTCTGTCTCCTTTTCAGCCACAAACATGATACACATGTGCTTTGGTCGACACACCGTCAGTATGAAAATGCCTTCAGCGcgacaaaaacatatttctgttcCTATATCAGCCGATCCATCACCGGATGTGTGGATTCAGGCTCAGTGATGAGTGAATCCACTTCAAATATGAAGTGCAGCTTGCACCAGGCgcagcacacactcacaacagACATAATCTCCACTGTAACTTCTACCCTCTGATCAAACATACCATCACGCAAAAGTTCTCCCTTctctataaaaacattttatcctAAAATAATAATTCTGTTCATTAACTTCTCCCATATTTCCTTTCTGTTATCACAACCTCATTCTGGATCTGTAAAGACATGATCAGACAAATTTCATATGTCTTGGAATGAAGAATTGACATTTCTTACAGTCAGTTTTAAAGTGCAATTAGAAGGTAATTTAACAAATGAACCCATAAGGTAAATTAGGTTTGATTTTTTAGGTCGCTGatgtgtgttgtcctttagggTTACACTATCATGTAATCGTTTAGGTTTAAAACCACTGTCTTAAGGCATAGATTTACACTCTTAACTCCTCCaaactttttatttaaagcaacTTATTGAAGTGTTTAACGTCACAAAAACGGTCTGAACATGTTTTTAATGGATGACGTTGCTATAACTACTCTCCGTGCCTTGCAGAGCACGGCGTCGCTGCTCTCTGTGTCCCTGTCTTTTAGTCCTGTGGAGGTTAGAATAGCAAGGACAGATTGTCAAACTGTCGATGTTCTGCTCTGTCTTTACTGTCTGGTTTTACTGGTCTGCGTGCTCGTAGAATGATATGAAATTACTCTGAAATTAGTGTTTGGTCTTGCAAAGGAATGTGTTCGGCCCGTAGACAGATTGTTGTGTGGCTCTGTTCGTGTAGCTCTTAAGACCTGAACGTGCATGAATGAATGTACCTCGAAGCTGAAATACAACTTCCATTTTTCCCTGTGAACTGTTTGTTTCTTGTCCAATCTTCTCCTCCGCTCTTTGCTCCTCTTCTATCTCCTCCTTGAAGTCAGTTTTCCCTGTTTCTGGTTGTTAATCTGTCCGTTTCTTTTGGCTGGAATGGCTTCTGATTGGATGGCGATGGTGATGGCTTTGATAGATGATCCTCAGTGATGAGTTTGCTCACCTGAACTGGACCTCCGTATGTATATAGAGGCAGTCCTTGGCGGGGACGAGCCTGATTGGTGCTCTGTCTCTCCTTGCCCTCCTCTTGTGTTTCTGTACTCACCTAGGTGGGCGAGTGCAGTTTGGGGATTGAAGCCCCACTGGAGCTTCCACTAGGGAGGGGCCTGTGTGTGCGGGCCTCTTCCATGCCCCGTCTGGCTGTAGAGTTGCAGGTACACACTTCTTCCACGACACGGCCTCTGTGCTGGATCTCCAGGACGTCAGTGGTTGCATGGGCTCTGATGCCAAAGTGCCTTGCTCTCCACGTGCACGAGAAGTAAAAATCAGTCGAGTTTTGGCTTGTGTTTGGCTCCTTTCGGAGTCTGATTGAGGGGTTGTGATCTTTGAATGCCGATGCCTTTCTTACCTTCATCTCTCTATCTACAGAATAGAGGAAACTAAACCTAACAAGTCTATGAGGATGCACTTTTTTATTGCACTGACTAAAGCATGACAACTCTCTGAAATCTTCCACCTGTTTAAATGATCTGATCGTAATCACAGAATggttcatgttttctttgtgtatgTACTTTGTGCCGTTGTTGTTGGTGTGCGTTTTCACACCAAAAGCAGGCGGAGGTTGCCAGCGGCTCCATGAAGCGCTCGGTCTCCACCATCGCGGATCAGCGGGTGAACGGTCTTTGGCAGGAGGAGAAAAGTCCCGAGCGCATTTATCGACCTCGTCACAAAAGCTACAAAGCTGCTGGTTAGTCCTGCTCGCATGTTGTTGTCACACCagattgtgtggatgaagtgtGAAGCgattgtctttttctctcaccaCTTTTTCGCAAACACAGATCACTGGTGTTAAAATACAGGCAATAGATATAGCTTTAGCCACCTCTCTTGAATATCTTCCCTCTAGTTTCTCGGTCTGAGCGCGGGGAGCGTGGCCGGTCCAAGGAGCGCTGTCATCTCCTCTCTCCGGACGCCTCTCGTTGTAACTCAGAGGAGAGAAGCTTGCAGCCCTCTCGATCCTCCAGCACAGAGAGAGCACACCCCCAAGATAAACAGGTAGGTCGGACGAACTCTGTCCAGATGAGCGATTCAGGGACCTTAAAAAGAGAAACGAAACAGCATCACAAATTAACACTTTAAAGTCTGTGACATTAGAGGTAAGTTCAGCTCTATATTTAAATTCAACCATAAAGTTAAAGGTTTAGGTCGGAGAGTAAAGCACTGACAAGGCAGTTCGGCCAttgctgttttttgtctctCAGTAGCCGCGCAACAACGTGGAAGTGTGACGCTAAACTGCTGGAATGtccctttaaatgttttgacattCCTATGTTACCAAACATCATTGTGGGttccatttttttcttgattCCCGTCTCCAGGGCAACAGCTCCGAGAGTCCGGTGCCTTCCACCTCAGAGTCCAGCACCCCCAGTGCCCGACGACCTTCATCACAGACCCCGACCCGCTCTCGCCCTCACATCTCCTACTCCCCGCTTGTGTGTCGCACACACCCCTCCGTCGGCGAAGATGAGGACGAGCGGGGCAGCCCAGAGACCGTGAGACGGGGCAAGTCCAGCTGGAAAGCCCAGGAGGGGGATGAACGCGAAACAGGCAACGAGGCCCTGCACCCGTCCCCACCTCGACGCTATCCCTCTGAGCCGTTCCTTGCCTCCCAAGAGGACGACCACAGCCCAGACCCCTCCGGTCCCATGGAGACGTTGACCTTTGAGGCGGCTGTGGCCTGCAGCCTGGGACGCGCAAACACCATCAGCTCGGCTCGCCCGCGCTTGCGGACTGGCTGGCAGGTCCCCAACGGACATTTTCGAAAGCGCCTGGCGCAGACAACCTCCGTTGCGGGCTGCGATCCTCTCAGCGACACAGAGGAGGACGACAGGTGCTAGGGACAAGAGGCACAGCATGAGGGGAGGTGTTGGAGGACTCTGTGTGCAGAGTCGAGGTCAATGTGACTCTTTTAGCATCAGTGCTCCGAGGCCACGAGCCCTCCTGATGTTTGGTAAAATGTGAACCCAAATCGAAcgaaacaaaaaagaacaatacTTCCTGAAACTGTAGTTGCCAATTCACACAGAACACTGACAATAACTAAGGTCTATTTCCTGACTTGTACTTGATGATAGAGAGTAATAATAACACATCTCAAATAGACGCGGGATGCAGAAAATAAACGAATGGATCGAAATTATGTCATTTGTGTCAAACAGGTATTTTCATTTCCGAAGATGTTTCTAAATGATTCAGTGTTGCTCTTAGCGGTATTTATCTGTGGGGTGTGTGAATATGTAACTACATTTTCTTAgaaattaattgttttgtaaATAACATTGTGACCATCAAACCATTGCCATTTTCTCAGACCAGATCAATACAGGAAGCCATCATGAAGAGGCGATCTGATACTTTACCAGACAATGTGGGTACTAATAAGTATCACTCAATAATGCTGGATTTTTTTACAGTATGAATGACGGTGCAGGGGGAAAAACTGCCTGATTTTCCCCGTCATCTTTCTTTTTGGTATTGAACATAATAAGTTGTGAGATATGAATTCAGTAATAGAATAATATAGAAAAAGACGCTTCTTTGTTATTTCACCCTGCGTTATTGTTGAACCTCCAACAAACCTCAGACCTTTAAAACTATCcttcaaaactgttatttttttgcAGTCTACACCCTTTAAATGAGACTTTTCCGACAATCACGTTTAAGTTGAGGATTGTTGGATGGTTCATTTTACAAAGAAATGATACGAAAACATCACAACCTTTCATCTATTCTCACCTTTTTCTTCCTTGTGAATATTGTACGAACTGCTGCAGACGATGACTGTGGAAACTCCTGCAGACGCAAACCATGACACATCTGCTTCACAAATTAACATTACTCTATTACTTACTAATAATGTACAGAGGAATTATGCTGTTTGTAACATttagagaaaagaaataataaaacagtatCAGCTGACGAGCTTTAAAGGTAAAGGAAACTTTGGAGATGTTCATTTTaaggtttgtgtttttgttttatttgcctAAAGAAGGCCGATTCTGTGAAACTCACTTAACCAAAAACATGGAGATTTGTATCATAAGTTCCTGGAATGCAAATACTTTGTGGGTTTTTATGTGTACAATAGCTGTATATACAAATAAAGGTGTCCTCAAGTTGCCACTGTTATTGgatgtctttttatttcattttctataGCATCTCGAAAAcgtaaaaaatcattttgaaacaGAGGGTTTGTGCTCTTATTaagatttattttcatgatatAGTATTATTGTTAGCTGTTAACACCTTTGTCATGGTGGTTAGTGATTAAGGTATTCTTTCAATGTTACATTCATTGCAATAATAGTGTTGAACAAAATAGATTTATGGTCCTTTCACAGCTTATATGAGAATATAAAAAAGCAAAGGTCTTTTACACCTATGGTTCCTCCACACAGGTGCCTGATTAGACCTGTACAACTGTGTAGGAGTATACAGACTCCAGacttaacatttaatttgttgCTGTAAGAAAAGCACAGGCgttactaataacattaacgatgtctctgttctgttcaaGCCACGACAGCGTTAAAGCGATCCAGCCAGAGTGattctgtgtgggtgtgcaggGCTTTCAGTCTAATTTTAAAGACTGTATTGAAAGTCAAGATCATAACATTTACATTGAGATCAATCTTTGGGGCATTGCACTGAAAATACTTTCAGAATAAGATTGTTAAAGGGCCGCCTTCAGCCCACGGCTTCAGTTGAATAGGTCTGTCATACAGCattacaaataaatgaaatatatgtTAGTCTGAGTAATAATTCACAAATTGATGAGGCAATAAACAGACAAGCCAacaaggaaagagaaaagataaacaattagtaaaaataaaataaattaatcgTAATAAATGATATAGTTTATATTGTTAAAATTAATTATGacataaaacatataaatactATAATGtgataacataaaaacattacaagGTGGAGCACCAGAGAATCACATGAGGCTACATAAACAGTGCAGTCTGAAGGTacacattcaaaacacaatATTACATCTTTCACAGGTAAAATTGTATTCATAGTGTCAAAAATTAATTAAGAATCTGACCCAAAGCGtacactgggcagctccttcagcaacagactgatacaccctaagtgtgtgaaggaaaggtatcgcaggtccttccctcctgctgctgtcagactatACAATCAGCACTGCTCCATATAGACCTcaccctgtactctgcactgtgcaataactctgtacaaactcatttcatcacccacatttattatacatatttaaaatctgtatatagaaattactgtccattcttgcactatatcatgtaaatatgtatatatttagattctattttctttcctttttaattatattttctattacatattgtctattttgctattgctcttgttcttgtaatattctgctgctgcgacaaacaaatttcccgtctgcgggacattagaGATCAGCCGGAATTCTTTgtttatcagaatcagaatcagaatcagaaatcctttaaacAAAATAGAAGCatgatatttaaataaaaattgcTTTTCGTGTAACAAATTTACAAAATGTGATCTTtcaaattattatttgtttaCAATAATTAATTATGTAAACAttaatcatcattatttttaattatttgactGTATTTATCATTGAAGGGGGTGGGACTCTTGAAGCCACGCATGAGGAATCAACCAATCACCGTGCAGAATCACACCCCTACGTCATATCCAACGGACCGATAACATGTCCTCTGGTTGAAGAAAAAGCTAGCAAAGAAGCAAACTGTTTAATGTTACTCACGAAGTTTAAAGGCGGAGATGTCGCTACGCTTCGACCCGTAGACCGCTCACTGTTACAGCCACAGTTGCTGCCGAAGTTGACATATCGCAGAAATTGTGATTCTTACGAAGGAATGAGCGATAGTTATCAAGGAAGTAGCCCAGCTGGCTAGCGAAAAAGTAGCTAGCTAGGCTGCTAGCTGTCGTTAGCAAGGgagttctttgttttgtttttcaggtggAGGTCCGTGTAAACATGAAGAGAAACTAGTGTGGACACATGCTTTAACGTTCGTGTAGGAGTTTTATGATCATGCACATGTTATCTTTGGCAGTAAGTAGCTGAACCTGTAAACTAAATGGTTTCTGGgatattagaaaaacaaaagtaacattaGCCACCGAGAGCAACTTTAGCAACAAAGATCGGATTTTTAGCGTCGGGCAGGATAGGACTGGAGACACGAAGATATGGGCAACTGTCTCAAGTCTCCGACATCAGACGACATCTCTCTGCTTCATGAATCCCAGTCAGACAGGGCGAGTTTCGGTGACGGGACAGATCCAGACCTGGAGCCACCTCCGCCATATCAGGTGAGGggctgctaacactgaacttcCAGGGTTATTGATTCAAGACAAAAAGGTTTCTGACACACAAAGAGCAAGTGATCATGACAATAAGATTAGGTGATAATCTAAATGTTGATACACAGGAGGTAGTGTTGATGAAAATAGGCATTTCTGTCGGGTCTTTGAGGATAATCGGTGTCATGTCTGTGGCCTGTATGCTTGTCTGGCTTTAGTCCAGTACAGTCACTAGTTTACCTGTGTAAACAAAAGGATATTGGAGTCATTCCCACTGACAGGCCTGTCCAGACCAGacagctgctttatttttcagtttaacCCTACACACAGAGCCCAACCAGCCAGACCACTTTGTCTAGACCAATTGAGCTGACATAAAGGAGGCTAACAGTTGTGTTGTTAAATGTTGgtgtttctttgttctttacCAGGAGCAGGCTCACATGCCCATGTACCATCCCACACCTAGTCAGGCCCGTCTGGCCACTCAGCTGACGGAGGAGGAACAGATCCGCATAGCTCAGCGCATCGGCCTCATCCAGCACCTCCCTAAGGGTGTTTATGATGGAGGGCAAGATGGCTCAGAGAAAAAGATCCGAGAGTGAGCATTTTGCCTTTTTGCATGtgatgtactgtaaaataaGAAATGTCTCAGGTCATCAGAGCTGAGCAATATTAACTAATCTAAACCCCAATTTTTTGTTAGTGCTGCACAATTAAATCACAGaagctgacatttttttcattggATAGATTTCCTGACCTGCAAGTCTTTTTCTACAGGTGTAAGAAAACGTATTTGAGTACAGACCCCAACACATGTCACCTGGTcatgattttgttatttttcagtgaatataaaaaatgttatgGGAAAATAATCATTCCCACTAATCATGAGTCATATGGTTATTGACTATAATTTTATATACCTAATTGATAGTATATATAGAATAAGATAATAGATTCCAAATAAAGGTGAATGATATAATTAATTGGGAAACAAGTCATTAGTAAAGGGTTCATATTGCAGGTGACGCTGTAACTGTTTAATTAAAGATGCTAGTTGTATGAAAAGtggatttttgagtctcattcctaaCTCGTTGAATAATGATACTCTGGGAGTGAAGGACGAGTCGGCCGCCATCTCAAACCCCAGGTTTTTGATGAGTTGgggatgagactcaaaaatcaacttgtCTTAAAAAAGGCACCTTTAAACTGAAGCTGAAAAGAtgagttgattgattgatttgccAAATGACCGAAAAGAAAGCAATAGCAATTTTGATCAGCTGTATGTATTAATAGTACTGACATGGCTTAAAAGTCAGTTAGTGAGAAGAAATGCCAAACACCGGATGTGAGAAGTGTGAGaattctttatattttttagttgaataaaatcaataaaagagAACCTGATTTGttcataatcaattaattgtgaGTTGCAACCCCTAATATCATGTTACTTATTTGAAATTTGGATTTAACGGCAAATATGCAGGGAAAGCTTTAATGATTTCATATATTTAgcaagtcaaataaaaaaaacatctaataaCTGCAGTGCCGCAACCAAGTATTATTTCAACTGTTGATACATCTGTCAGTTACTTTTTAGATTAATCACTGAGCCGATATTGTCAGAGTCTATGATATCAATTCTATTCATATAAAGAAGAGAAAATCAGCAAGTTCCAGTTAATCCTAGTTTCCATTGATAATTgagttaaacatttaaaagattatCAAAGTTGTTGccatttaagttttttttgtcactcaCCTACATTAATTGATGAATCATCCAAGTTCTGTATACCTGCATCCTTAAATATCACTAAAAgatattaatataataactaGACTGTGATGCTGCTTTTACTTATTAGCTTTACCTGGTTGTCTGTGTTCTATATTCTGTTTCTAGATACATGTCTTTTATGTAATTAACAGAGAGAAGCCAAATGAAGTTTCATTGTACTTCATTATAATGACGATAAATATTAATCTTACTCTTTAGTCTCAAAGGAT
The sequence above is drawn from the Sparus aurata chromosome 21, fSpaAur1.1, whole genome shotgun sequence genome and encodes:
- the LOC115573033 gene encoding RING finger protein 11-like, with the protein product MGNCLKSPTSDDISLLHESQSDRASFGDGTDPDLEPPPPYQEQAHMPMYHPTPSQARLATQLTEEEQIRIAQRIGLIQHLPKGVYDGGQDGSEKKIRECVICMLDFVYGDPIRFLPCMHIYHMDCIDDWLMRSFTCPSCMEPVDAALLSTYETN